One stretch of Methylococcus capsulatus DNA includes these proteins:
- a CDS encoding MBL fold metallo-hydrolase RNA specificity domain-containing protein — MELGFFGATGTVTGSRYLVTEGQCRILVDCGLFQGFKQLRLRNREPFPVAPDSLDALVLTHAHIDHSGYIPLLARNGFAGRIHCTPATLDLCRILLPDSGHLQEEEAEYANRRGFSRHHPALPLYTREDAERCLDLFEPVDYGREVQVGGELRFRFQPAGHILGAASVVLRGRRSTLAFSGDLGRPNDPTMRSPAPCPAADFLVVESTYGNRRHATEDPVETFGDYIGRTFRRGGVVLIPAFAVGRAQTVLYCIHRLKATGKMPEVPVYLDSPMAVDATELFRRYRSEHRLSSVEAEAVCRIAHYVNTAEESKALSARRTPMILISASGMATGGRVLHHLKAFAPDHRNTVLFTGFQAPGTRGAAILDGVEAVKIHGEYIPIRAEVGLVENLSAHADYGEVLDWLRQCPKPPIRTFVTHGEPEAADALRFRIEHELGWDCRVPEYRETIGLG; from the coding sequence ATGGAGCTGGGGTTCTTCGGCGCCACCGGGACGGTCACAGGTTCCAGATATCTGGTGACCGAGGGACAATGCCGCATCCTGGTGGATTGCGGGTTGTTCCAGGGGTTCAAGCAGCTCCGGTTGCGCAATCGTGAACCTTTCCCGGTGGCGCCGGACAGTCTCGATGCGCTGGTCCTGACCCATGCCCACATCGACCACAGCGGCTATATCCCGCTGCTGGCGCGCAACGGTTTCGCCGGCCGCATCCATTGTACGCCCGCAACCCTCGATCTCTGCCGGATCCTGCTGCCCGACAGCGGCCACCTGCAGGAGGAGGAAGCCGAGTATGCCAACCGGCGCGGTTTTTCGCGCCATCATCCGGCCTTGCCGCTGTACACGCGGGAAGATGCCGAACGTTGCCTCGATCTGTTCGAGCCGGTCGATTACGGCCGCGAAGTGCAGGTGGGCGGCGAATTGCGGTTCCGCTTCCAGCCGGCGGGCCATATCCTCGGGGCGGCTTCGGTGGTGCTCCGGGGCCGGCGCTCGACCCTCGCTTTCTCGGGCGACCTGGGGCGGCCGAATGATCCGACCATGCGCAGCCCGGCGCCTTGCCCGGCGGCCGATTTCCTCGTGGTCGAATCCACCTACGGCAATCGCCGCCACGCCACGGAAGACCCGGTGGAAACGTTCGGCGACTACATCGGACGGACCTTTCGCCGCGGCGGTGTCGTGCTGATCCCCGCGTTCGCCGTCGGCCGCGCCCAGACCGTGTTGTACTGCATTCACCGTTTGAAGGCTACCGGGAAGATGCCGGAGGTTCCCGTCTACCTCGACAGCCCGATGGCTGTCGACGCCACCGAGCTGTTTCGCCGCTACCGCTCCGAACACCGCCTTTCGTCCGTGGAGGCCGAGGCGGTGTGCCGGATTGCGCATTACGTCAATACCGCCGAGGAATCCAAGGCGCTGAGCGCCCGGCGGACCCCGATGATCCTGATCTCGGCGAGCGGCATGGCGACCGGCGGACGTGTGTTGCACCATCTCAAGGCCTTCGCTCCGGATCACCGCAATACGGTGCTGTTCACAGGCTTCCAGGCGCCGGGAACGCGCGGCGCGGCGATTCTGGACGGAGTCGAGGCGGTCAAGATCCATGGCGAATACATTCCGATCCGGGCCGAAGTGGGGCTGGTCGAAAACTTGTCGGCCCATGCCGACTACGGTGAAGTGCTCGACTGGCTTCGACAGTGTCCCAAGCCGCCGATCAGGACATTCGTCACCCATGGCGAGCCCGAGGCGGCCGATGCGCTCCGTTTCCGGATCGAGCACGAACTGGGCTGGGACTGCCGCGTGCCCGAATACCGGGAAACGATCGGTTTGGGATGA
- the bioH gene encoding pimeloyl-ACP methyl ester esterase BioH, translating to MGLFVETSGRGLEVVLIHGWGMHGGIWSGFVPWLTDRYRVTRIDLPGHGNSPMLADWSLETVAAAVLEVVPQPAHWVGWSLGAMVALEAARTAPEAVASLTLLCGTPRFVAEPGWPGMEAATLTRFADGFLSDYEDACRRFLALQAWGMPNERELLRSVHSHLAGRPPPERTALLAGLEVLRHADLRGVLRGLSQPVQALLGRRDRLVPVELGDALVKLKPGLVSHRLDNAPHVPFLTHGECTARLIDEFIASP from the coding sequence ATGGGGTTGTTCGTCGAGACTTCGGGGCGCGGGCTAGAGGTGGTCCTGATCCACGGCTGGGGCATGCATGGCGGCATCTGGTCCGGTTTCGTGCCGTGGCTGACCGACCGTTATCGGGTCACGCGGATCGATCTGCCGGGACACGGCAACAGCCCGATGTTGGCCGACTGGTCGCTCGAAACCGTAGCGGCGGCCGTTCTGGAGGTCGTGCCCCAGCCGGCGCACTGGGTCGGTTGGTCGCTCGGCGCCATGGTGGCGCTGGAGGCCGCCCGCACGGCGCCGGAGGCCGTGGCCTCGCTCACCTTGCTGTGCGGCACGCCTCGCTTCGTCGCCGAGCCCGGCTGGCCGGGAATGGAAGCCGCCACACTGACGCGCTTCGCCGATGGCTTTCTGTCCGACTACGAGGATGCCTGCCGGCGCTTTCTGGCTCTGCAGGCGTGGGGTATGCCGAACGAGCGGGAACTGTTGCGCAGCGTCCACAGCCACTTGGCCGGCCGACCGCCGCCGGAGCGGACGGCGCTCCTGGCCGGGCTGGAAGTATTACGCCACGCCGATCTGCGCGGGGTATTGCGTGGGCTTTCCCAGCCGGTGCAGGCGCTGCTGGGCCGGCGCGACCGGCTGGTGCCGGTCGAGCTGGGGGATGCACTGGTCAAGCTGAAGCCCGGCCTGGTCAGTCATCGCCTCGACAATGCACCCCATGTTCCATTCCTGACGCACGGCGAATGCACAGCCCGCCTGATCGATGAATTCATTGCCTCGCCCTGA
- the bioD gene encoding dethiobiotin synthase, with the protein MAQGFFITGTGTGVGKTRVSLALIRELRRRGFRVAAMKPVATGAVRRDGGLRQEDAELLLAAANVELSYDEVNAFAYEAPTSPHIAARRENRPVDIEVIIARNEALGARADWVIVEGVGGWEVPLNADTRVSDLAEALRWPVVLVVDLRLGCLNQALLSAAAIGRSCVRPAGWIGNVIDPGFAYLDEYLDTLEESLPEPRLALLPWCPDGHPESSGLVLSAAFEQWVG; encoded by the coding sequence GTGGCACAAGGTTTTTTCATCACGGGGACGGGCACAGGGGTCGGCAAGACCCGGGTTTCGCTGGCGCTGATACGCGAACTGCGCCGACGGGGATTCCGGGTCGCCGCCATGAAGCCGGTGGCAACCGGCGCCGTGCGGAGGGATGGCGGTCTGCGCCAAGAGGACGCCGAACTCTTGCTGGCGGCGGCGAACGTAGAGCTCTCCTACGACGAGGTCAACGCTTTCGCCTACGAGGCCCCGACGTCGCCCCATATCGCGGCTCGGAGGGAGAACCGGCCGGTCGACATCGAGGTGATAATCGCCCGGAACGAGGCACTGGGGGCCCGGGCCGACTGGGTGATCGTGGAAGGTGTCGGCGGATGGGAAGTGCCGTTGAATGCCGACACGCGGGTATCCGATCTGGCCGAAGCCTTGCGCTGGCCGGTGGTGCTGGTCGTGGATCTGCGTTTGGGCTGCCTCAACCAGGCGCTGCTCAGCGCCGCGGCGATCGGCCGCTCCTGTGTACGTCCGGCCGGATGGATCGGCAATGTGATCGACCCGGGGTTCGCTTATCTGGACGAATATCTCGACACCCTGGAGGAATCTCTCCCGGAGCCGCGCCTGGCCCTGCTGCCATGGTGCCCCGACGGCCATCCGGAATCTTCCGGCCTGGTCCTTTCGGCGGCATTCGAACAGTGGGTGGGATAA
- the bioF gene encoding 8-amino-7-oxononanoate synthase — MAFDPASALQVIKARDAYRRRCIVESPQDVRVVIDGRPRVNFCSNDYLGLASHPAVREAFRRGVDRWGVGSGASHLVCGHTAAHHALEEELAEFTGRPRALLFSTGYMANLGVVSALVGRGDTVFEDRLNHASLLDGGLLSGARFQRYRHADARALEAALVESRAETRLVVTDGVFSMDGDLAPLPELARVARDGGAWLMVDDAHGLAVLGAEGRGTPEHFGLDATEVPVLVGTLGKALGTFGAFVAGSEALIDYLIQRARTYVYTTALPPAVAEATRVSLRVVREEPERRARLHCNVRRFRAGAASLGFELGDLPGPIQPLVIGANADALEASRRLGERGFLVSAIRPPTVPAGTARLRITLSAAHSDEQIDGLLEALAEAAPQEA; from the coding sequence ATGGCGTTCGATCCGGCCTCGGCCTTGCAGGTGATCAAGGCGCGCGATGCCTACCGGCGGCGGTGTATCGTCGAAAGTCCCCAGGACGTCCGGGTCGTCATCGACGGCCGCCCCAGGGTCAATTTCTGCAGCAACGATTATCTGGGGCTGGCGAGCCACCCCGCAGTACGGGAGGCCTTCCGGCGCGGCGTCGACCGCTGGGGCGTCGGATCCGGCGCTTCCCATCTGGTCTGCGGCCACACGGCGGCGCACCATGCACTGGAAGAGGAACTGGCCGAATTTACCGGACGTCCGCGGGCTTTGCTGTTCTCCACCGGCTACATGGCCAATCTCGGTGTCGTTTCCGCCTTGGTCGGGCGCGGCGATACGGTGTTCGAGGACCGGCTGAACCATGCCTCGCTGCTGGACGGCGGCCTTTTGTCCGGCGCCCGCTTCCAGCGCTACCGCCATGCCGATGCCCGCGCTCTCGAAGCCGCTCTGGTCGAGTCCCGTGCCGAAACCCGGCTGGTCGTCACCGATGGTGTATTCAGCATGGATGGGGATCTGGCGCCCTTGCCAGAGTTGGCGCGTGTTGCCCGGGACGGCGGGGCGTGGCTGATGGTCGACGATGCCCACGGCCTGGCTGTCCTGGGCGCCGAAGGGCGCGGAACCCCGGAGCATTTCGGCCTGGACGCGACCGAGGTCCCTGTTCTGGTCGGCACCCTGGGCAAGGCGCTGGGCACGTTCGGAGCCTTCGTGGCGGGTTCGGAGGCCCTGATCGACTATCTGATCCAGCGTGCTCGTACCTATGTCTACACCACAGCGCTGCCGCCTGCGGTCGCCGAGGCGACCCGGGTCAGTTTGCGTGTCGTGCGTGAGGAGCCTGAGCGGCGCGCGCGGCTGCATTGCAATGTACGGCGTTTTCGTGCCGGTGCCGCGAGCCTGGGGTTCGAACTCGGCGACCTGCCCGGTCCGATCCAGCCCCTCGTGATCGGTGCCAATGCCGATGCCCTCGAAGCCAGCCGTCGGCTGGGCGAGCGGGGCTTTCTGGTGAGCGCCATCCGTCCGCCGACGGTGCCGGCAGGCACCGCCCGGCTGCGAATCACTCTGTCCGCGGCGCACTCCGACGAGCAGATCGACGGCCTGCTCGAAGCCCTGGCCGAAGCCGCTCCTCAGGAGGCTTGA
- a CDS encoding Nif3-like dinuclear metal center hexameric protein — translation MAITRSALERFLAALLNPGAFADYGPNGLQIEGREEIRRIAFAVSATAHSAAVAAEWQADALIVHHGLFWKFHGARPLVGPFARRVFPLVRQAINLFAYHLPLDAHPEIGNAAVLGQRIGLSAQAPFGDYQGCPTGVRGRLQVSLPASALRERLAEILEHPVLLATPDATAPVCTIGIITGGANGGWAEAAKAGLDAYITGEMSEHDWHEAQEAGIHMYAGGHNATERFGIQALMERIGRDLEVECRFIPSPNPA, via the coding sequence ATGGCAATCACCCGCTCCGCTCTCGAACGGTTTCTGGCGGCGCTGCTCAATCCCGGCGCATTCGCCGATTACGGCCCGAATGGCCTACAGATCGAAGGACGCGAGGAAATCCGGCGGATCGCCTTCGCGGTGTCCGCGACGGCCCATTCCGCCGCTGTAGCCGCCGAATGGCAGGCCGATGCGCTGATCGTGCACCACGGCCTGTTCTGGAAATTCCACGGCGCCCGGCCGCTGGTGGGACCGTTCGCGCGGCGGGTGTTTCCGCTGGTGCGCCAAGCCATCAATCTGTTCGCATATCACTTGCCGCTCGATGCCCACCCGGAAATCGGCAATGCGGCGGTGCTGGGACAGAGGATCGGCCTAAGCGCACAGGCGCCGTTCGGGGACTATCAGGGCTGCCCCACCGGGGTCCGGGGCAGGCTGCAGGTGAGCCTGCCGGCTTCCGCCTTGCGCGAGCGGCTGGCGGAAATCCTGGAACATCCGGTGCTGCTGGCCACACCGGATGCGACGGCGCCGGTTTGCACGATCGGGATCATCACCGGCGGCGCCAACGGCGGCTGGGCCGAGGCGGCCAAGGCGGGCCTGGACGCTTACATCACCGGGGAAATGAGCGAACACGACTGGCACGAGGCGCAGGAAGCGGGGATACACATGTACGCCGGTGGCCACAATGCCACCGAACGGTTCGGCATTCAGGCCTTGATGGAACGGATCGGACGCGATCTGGAAGTCGAGTGCCGTTTCATCCCGAGTCCGAACCCGGCCTGA
- the bioB gene encoding biotin synthase BioB translates to MMNQEREGEPVLRHDWTHGEIEALFALPFNELLYRAQTVHRRHFDPNEIQVSSLLSIKTGACSEDCAYCPQSAHYETGVKRESLMPLAEVLDAARRAKEEGATRFCMGAAWRSPRDGDVEAIAAMVEGVKALGMETCVTAGMLTDEQTRRLKEAGLDYYNHNLDTSESYYGEIITTRTYQDRLDTLQRVRDAGMHVCCGGIVGMGESAADRAGLLMGLANLPRHPESVPINLLVKVEGTPLADTAALDPFDFVRTVAVARIMMPASRVRLSAGRSDMSDEMQALCFLAGANSIFYGDKLLTTENPQARRDRQLFARLGLRMAGPGC, encoded by the coding sequence ATGATGAACCAGGAGCGGGAGGGCGAGCCTGTGCTGCGCCACGATTGGACCCACGGCGAGATCGAAGCCTTGTTCGCGCTGCCGTTCAACGAGCTTTTGTACCGGGCACAGACCGTGCATCGCCGCCATTTCGATCCCAACGAAATCCAGGTCAGCAGCCTGCTCAGCATCAAGACCGGCGCCTGTTCGGAAGACTGTGCCTATTGCCCCCAGAGCGCGCATTACGAGACCGGCGTCAAGCGCGAATCGCTGATGCCGCTGGCAGAGGTGCTGGACGCCGCGCGCCGGGCCAAGGAAGAAGGCGCCACACGGTTCTGCATGGGCGCTGCTTGGCGCAGTCCGCGCGATGGCGATGTGGAAGCCATCGCGGCGATGGTCGAAGGCGTCAAGGCGCTGGGAATGGAAACCTGTGTCACCGCGGGGATGTTGACCGATGAACAGACCCGGCGGCTCAAGGAAGCGGGGCTGGATTACTACAACCACAACCTGGACACCTCGGAAAGCTATTACGGCGAGATCATCACCACCCGGACCTACCAGGACCGGCTGGATACCTTGCAGCGGGTGCGCGACGCCGGCATGCATGTGTGCTGCGGCGGCATCGTCGGCATGGGTGAATCCGCCGCCGACCGTGCCGGCCTGCTGATGGGGCTCGCCAATCTGCCACGGCACCCGGAAAGCGTGCCGATCAATCTGCTGGTGAAGGTGGAGGGCACGCCGCTGGCCGATACGGCGGCACTCGATCCGTTCGACTTCGTCCGCACCGTCGCCGTGGCTCGGATCATGATGCCGGCGTCGCGGGTGCGGCTGTCGGCCGGCCGTTCGGATATGAGCGACGAGATGCAGGCCCTGTGTTTTCTGGCCGGGGCCAATTCGATTTTTTACGGCGACAAGCTGCTGACGACGGAGAATCCCCAGGCTCGGCGCGATCGGCAGTTGTTCGCGCGATTGGGGCTGCGCATGGCGGGCCCAGGCTGCTGA
- the bioC gene encoding malonyl-ACP O-methyltransferase BioC, with amino-acid sequence MNSLPRPDSGPFADTPEKRWVGVSFGAAATGYDGVAALQREVGESLLAGICHLGPPPGRMLDLGAGTGHFSGLLVAAFPAAQCLALDIAEGMLRFLRSHRPGADGMGLVVGDAEALPLADESVDLIFSNMAFQWCERLDLAFSECFRVLRPGGRLVFSTFGEPTLGELRTAWRAVDGYSHVNAFATRRSVEQGLRAQGFAKIRLDAMTLRRGYPSVLALMKELKALGARNLTRNRPRHLLGRHTLERVSEAYGRLPGMASGVTASFEVLTALVEK; translated from the coding sequence ATGAATTCATTGCCTCGCCCTGATAGCGGGCCGTTTGCCGATACGCCCGAAAAGCGTTGGGTCGGCGTCTCGTTCGGTGCGGCGGCCACCGGCTACGACGGCGTCGCGGCATTGCAGCGAGAGGTGGGCGAGTCGCTGCTGGCCGGCATTTGCCATCTCGGGCCGCCACCGGGCCGCATGCTCGATCTCGGCGCGGGTACTGGCCATTTCTCCGGCTTGCTGGTCGCAGCTTTTCCCGCTGCCCAATGTCTGGCCTTGGACATCGCCGAAGGCATGCTCCGGTTCCTGCGTTCCCATCGGCCCGGCGCCGATGGCATGGGCCTCGTCGTGGGCGATGCGGAAGCCCTCCCACTCGCAGACGAATCGGTCGACCTGATTTTTTCCAACATGGCTTTTCAATGGTGCGAACGGCTGGACCTCGCCTTTTCCGAATGCTTCAGGGTGCTTCGTCCCGGCGGCAGGCTGGTGTTCAGTACCTTCGGCGAGCCCACACTGGGCGAATTGCGGACGGCATGGCGTGCCGTCGACGGCTACAGCCACGTCAATGCTTTCGCGACGCGCCGCTCGGTGGAACAAGGTCTGCGGGCGCAGGGATTCGCGAAAATCCGGCTCGACGCCATGACTCTCCGGCGCGGCTATCCTTCGGTTCTGGCGCTGATGAAAGAGCTGAAGGCGCTGGGAGCGCGCAACCTGACCCGGAACCGGCCGCGTCATCTGCTGGGCCGGCACACGCTGGAACGGGTGAGTGAAGCCTACGGGCGTTTGCCGGGCATGGCTTCGGGCGTGACCGCCAGCTTCGAAGTATTGACCGCGTTGGTCGAAAAATGA